In Haloarcula limicola, the genomic stretch CACCGACGCCGAGTGGTAGCGAACAGGTGGCACGACCAGAGATGATCCAGCGACCGTGAGACGGCGACGTGTCGTGCCACGCGAGCGCGGTCCACGCCGCCGCAGCGTTCAGGACATATCGACCGCTGGTCCCGCTCAGGGTGATAAACCCTCGCGACCGGGCCGGAAGTCGAACCCTTTTTCAACGCGACATAGCAAGAAACCCACATGGCAATCAAACCCGCCTACGTCAAGAAGACCGGGACACTACTGATGGAGCGATACCCCAAGGCCTTCGGCGCCGACTTCGAGCACAACAAGGACGTCGTCGACGAAGTCACCGACATCGAGTCCAAGGGCGTGCGCAACCGCATCGCCGGCTACGTCACGCGCAAGTACAACAACCCCGTCGAAGCGTAATCCGGCTCTTCTCTCTGCTCTCAGTTTTCCGTAGCGACAGCGTTACCGATGCTACCGCTCGGAACCGGCGTCGGCGGAGCCGGTACCGGACGGCTCGGCCGGACCGGTGTCGGCAGTTCGGGAGTCAGACTGGCGCTTGCGGTGGATGACGCCCTGCATGTTCGCGGTGCGAGCGGCGATATCGCGGAAGGCCTCGCCCGTCTCGCTGTCCTCGTCTAAGACGAGCGGTTGGCCCTCGTCGCCGCCCTCGCGGACGCCGGGGTCGAGCGGCACTTCACCGAGGAACGGCATGTCGGTCTCCTCGGCGAACTCGCGGCCGCCGCCGCTCCCGAAGATGTCGTGGTTACCGCCGCAATCCGGACAGACGAACGTCGACATGTTCTCGGCGACGCCCAGGACGGGCGTCTCGTGGCGGCCGAACATCCGCATGCCCTTGCGGGCGTCGTCGAGCGCGACCTCCTGCGGCGTCGTGACGATGACGGCGCCGGAGACGGGGACGCGCTGGAGCATCGTCAGCTGCGTGTCGCCGGTGCCCGGCGGCAGGTCGACGATCATGTAGTCGAGGCCGCCCCAGACCACGTCGTTCCAGAGTTGGGTGAGCACGTTGTCGACCATCGGCCCGCGGAAGATGACCGGGTCGTCCTTGCCGACGAGGAAGTCCATGCTCATCAGTTTCATCCCGTACTTCTCGACGGGTAGTATCTGCTCGTCCTCGGTGGCCCGCGGCGACTCGTCGGCGTCGAGCATCCGCGGGACGTTCGGCCCGTAGATGTCGGCGTCGAACAGACCGACGCGAGCGCCCAGTTGCGCGAGACCGGCGGCGAGGTTGACCGCGATGGTCGACTTGCCGACGCCGCCCTTCCCGGAGGCGACGGCGATGACGTTCTTGACGTTCGGGAGCGGGTCCTCCTCCTCGGAGACGCCGCGGTCGACGCTCGCCGAGAGCGAGACCTCGCGGTCGGCGTCGGCCAGCGCTTCGCGGACCTCGCCCGCCATCGCGGTCTCGGTCGGCGAGTACGGCGCGCCGAGCGCGAGGTCGATCCGTATCTCCCCGTCGGTCACGTCGACGCTGTTGACCAGCCCCAGCGAGACGATGTCTTCCTCTAAGTCCGGGTCCCGCACGTCCCTGAGTCGCTCGCGGACGTCCGCTTCGTTCATGTCACGGGGATAGGCTCCGGAGATGCGATAAGGATTGTGACAGCGCTCTCTCCCACCTATCGAACGCCCTGGCGACGGTTCACGACGAGCGTTCGAACACTTCGGCAACGGTCAGGACCGCGTCGAACTCGGGCGGCTCGCCGGTGAGCCGGACGACGCCGTCGTCGGCGTCGTACTCGATGAACTCCGCCGTGTCCGCCTTCGGGAGATCAGCGTGGTGGAGCTTGATCTCGTATCGTTCGAGCTCCGTCTCCGAGACCGCCGGGGAGTCGGCGTCGGCCTCCATCTCCGCCACCGCCTCTGCTAACTCACGCACACTCACGGGTGAGTCCTGCTCCCGCAGGTAGTACAGTACGTAGCGCCGGCGTCTCTCGCTGAGCAGCTCGAACACGTCGTCGAGTGATACCATGATTGACAAAGGTACGCTGCCAGAGAATAAAAACAGGTCGCTGAGCCGACGTGTTCGTCGGTGAAAGGCGGAGCGGCTCGGCCGATTGTCGTCCCTTCCGATCGGGGGCTCGTCTCGGACTCGACTACGGCCGGCGAAACGTGTAGGAAACCGCCGCATCTCCGTCGCCGAACTCGACGTGCAACTCGCCGGCGTCGTGATCGAACACGAGCCTCTCGGCGGGCGCGTCGAACGCGTGAAGCGGCATTCCCGAATCGACGCGGCCGTCCGGGCCGACGCTGACGTGCGTCGACTGACCGAACTCCGCGGAGAGCGTGCCGTCGTCGGCTTCGGTCAGCCTGTCCGTGCCCGCGAACCGTTCGAGGTGCCGCCGCAGGGCGTCGCGATCGCTCGGGTTGACTGCGGTCCCGCCGTCGGTGACGAGTCTGTCGACCATACTCGCCGCTGAGGCCGCCGAACGCTAAGGGGTTGTGTCGTCGGCTCGATCGCGGTCGAGGCCCCGGTGTGCAGGGTATTCACGCGGCAGCCCCCTTCCGTTGCGTTTAAATACAACCCCGGAATAGTCACGGACAGACTCGTGTAGGGGGACCGGCCCCCGAGTCCGCGTGCCGCGGGCGCGAGTATCAATGCAGGCGTGTCGTGGTAGCCAAGCCTGGCCCAAGGCGCAGGGTTGCTAACTCTGTGGCGTACAGCCTCCGGGGTTCGAATCCCCGCCACGACGCTCATCAGACCAATTACCCACATATGAGTGCAGAAGACCCCAACGCGGGCGAGGACGCGGATGCCGAAGAGGAGGAGGACATCCGCTATTTCGTCCGTATCGGACAGACCGACCTCGACGGGACCAAGTCCGTCGAGCGAGCGCTGACAGAACTGAACGGCATCGGTCACCGCGCCGCCCGCATCATCGCCCAGAAGGCCGATGTGGACCGCCGCGCGGTCTTCGGCAAGCTCGACGACGACGTCATCGACACCGTCGTCGAGCACGTCGAGAACTACGCTGACGAGGTCCCCGAGTGGATGACCAACCACCAGAAGGACTACTACTCCGGTGAGACCACTCACGAGACCGGTAACGAGCTCCAACTCACCCAGCGCCAGGACATCAACCGCATGAAGATGATCGACTCCTACCGCGGCGTCCGCCACAAGCGCGGACGGAAGGTCCGCGGCCAGCGGACGAAGTCCACCGGCCGTACCGAGGGGACCATCGGCGTCAACGTCGAGGCCATCAAGGAAGAGCAGGCCGAGGAAGCCGCCGCGGAGGATGACGAATAATGGCGCTCGGATCGAACACCAAGTTCTACGAGACGCCGAACCACCCCTATCAGGGCGAGCGGATCGCCGACGAGAGCAACCTGCTCGGTCGCTACGGCCTGAAGAACAAGGAAGAGCTCTGGCGCGGCCAGTCCGAGCTTCGCGACTACCGCCGCGAGGCCCGGAAACTGCTCGGCAGCGCGAGTGAGGACACCGACCGCGAGGCCGAGGAGTTCCTCGCCCGCCTGCAGCGCTACGGCATTCTCGGCGACCAGGACTCCCTCGACGACGTCCTGTCGCTCGACGTCACCGACGTCCTCGAGCGCCGACTCCAGACCGTCGTCTACCGCAAGGGCTACGCGAACACGCCCGAGCAGGCGCGACAGTTCATCGTCCACGGCCACATCGAACTCGACGGTCAGCGCGTCACGCGCCCGTCGATGAAGGTCGAGACGGCCGTCGAGAGCTCGGTCGGCTTCGACGAGAACAGCTCGCTGTCGGACGAACTGCACCCTGAGCGCGCGGAGGAACAAGAATGAGCGAAGCCGAAAACGACGGAATCTGGGGCGTCGCCCACGTCCACGCATCGTTCAACAACACCATCATCACCATCACGGACCAGACCGGCGCGGAGACGCTGGCGAAGTCCTCCGGTGGGACCGTCGTCAAGCAGAACCGCGACGAGGCGTCGCCGTACGCGGCGATGCAGATGGCGGAAGTCGTCGCCGAGAAGGCACAGGACCGCGGCGTCGAAGGCGTCGACGTCCGCGTCCGCGGCCCCGGCGGGAACCAGCAGACTTCCCCCGGGCCGGGCGCACAGGCGACCATCCGCGCGCTGGCCCGCGCAGGG encodes the following:
- a CDS encoding 30S ribosomal protein S17e, translating into MAIKPAYVKKTGTLLMERYPKAFGADFEHNKDVVDEVTDIESKGVRNRIAGYVTRKYNNPVEA
- a CDS encoding Mrp/NBP35 family ATP-binding protein, which encodes MNEADVRERLRDVRDPDLEEDIVSLGLVNSVDVTDGEIRIDLALGAPYSPTETAMAGEVREALADADREVSLSASVDRGVSEEEDPLPNVKNVIAVASGKGGVGKSTIAVNLAAGLAQLGARVGLFDADIYGPNVPRMLDADESPRATEDEQILPVEKYGMKLMSMDFLVGKDDPVIFRGPMVDNVLTQLWNDVVWGGLDYMIVDLPPGTGDTQLTMLQRVPVSGAVIVTTPQEVALDDARKGMRMFGRHETPVLGVAENMSTFVCPDCGGNHDIFGSGGGREFAEETDMPFLGEVPLDPGVREGGDEGQPLVLDEDSETGEAFRDIAARTANMQGVIHRKRQSDSRTADTGPAEPSGTGSADAGSER
- a CDS encoding DUF7344 domain-containing protein, whose protein sequence is MVSLDDVFELLSERRRRYVLYYLREQDSPVSVRELAEAVAEMEADADSPAVSETELERYEIKLHHADLPKADTAEFIEYDADDGVVRLTGEPPEFDAVLTVAEVFERSS
- a CDS encoding 30S ribosomal protein S13, which encodes MSAEDPNAGEDADAEEEEDIRYFVRIGQTDLDGTKSVERALTELNGIGHRAARIIAQKADVDRRAVFGKLDDDVIDTVVEHVENYADEVPEWMTNHQKDYYSGETTHETGNELQLTQRQDINRMKMIDSYRGVRHKRGRKVRGQRTKSTGRTEGTIGVNVEAIKEEQAEEAAAEDDE
- a CDS encoding 30S ribosomal protein S4; translated protein: MALGSNTKFYETPNHPYQGERIADESNLLGRYGLKNKEELWRGQSELRDYRREARKLLGSASEDTDREAEEFLARLQRYGILGDQDSLDDVLSLDVTDVLERRLQTVVYRKGYANTPEQARQFIVHGHIELDGQRVTRPSMKVETAVESSVGFDENSSLSDELHPERAEEQE
- a CDS encoding 30S ribosomal protein S11, translated to MSEAENDGIWGVAHVHASFNNTIITITDQTGAETLAKSSGGTVVKQNRDEASPYAAMQMAEVVAEKAQDRGVEGVDVRVRGPGGNQQTSPGPGAQATIRALARAGLEIGRIEDVTPTPHDGTRAPKNSGF